The Deinococcus sedimenti genomic sequence CGCGGCGACACCGGAGGATGGCGTGTGAGGCGTGGCCGTCCCCGCCGACAGCCCCCCGATCAAGCCTGCGAAATACCTGCCGAGCGCAGCGACCGCTCCCCCTGCCCCCCTGGGGTAGGGGGCTGGGGGGTGGGGAGGCCCGCCGCAGGCGCAGCCCATCCAACTCGATTCCGGCATGTGGGGCAGCCCGCCGCCAGGCGCGCCCCTTCCCCAGTCCATCAGGCGCGAGCCATCCTCTCCCCAACCGTCCGGCGCAGTGCGAGCGCGGTGAGCAGGCTGCCCAGCGCGCCGAGCAGGAGGAGTGCGGCGGCCATGCCTGCCCCGCCGATGGCGGCCCCGACGGGCAGGCCGAGTGCGGCGATCCATTTGCTGATGGTGAACACCTGCCCGTGCGTGGCGAGGTACGCGCCGCGACGTTCCTCGGGGATCAGGTCGGAGAGGAGCGCCTGCCGGGTGGGGACGTAGAGCAGTTCGCCGATGCTGAGGATGACGGAGGCGGCGATCAGGGTGGGGAGGTGGGTGCTGTAGGCCAGTCCGGCGAAGCCGATGGCGAACAGGGCGAAGCCTGCGTGCATGGGTCGGTGGGGGTCGCGGCCGGTGAGCCAGCGGGCGACGGGGGCGGTGAGGGCGACGATGAGGAGGGTGTTGATGGCGGTGAGGACGCTGGCGGCGCGGACGCCGTCGAGGGTGAGGCCGTGCCAGTCGGCGTGGGGGAAATTCTGGGCGAGGTGCACGGCGATGTGGTTGGTGCGGGTGAATTCGATGCTGAGGATGAGGATGCCGCCGAGGACGAAGAGGAGGAAGGGGCGGTCGGTGATGACCTGCGCGTAGCTGCGCAGGAGGGGGGTGAGGCCGAGGTCTGCGCGGGCGGTGGGGCTGGCGGCGCGGGTTTCGGTCATGAGGGCGAAGCACAGCGCGGCCGTGAGGACGCTCATGCCGACGAGCAGGGCGAGCAGGAGGGTGAAGTGGTCGTGGTAGAGCCAGCCGCCGATGAGGGTGCCGATCAGGATGCTGAGGTTGACGGCCCAGTAGTTGACGGCGTACATGAAGGTGCGGGTGTCGGGGGTGCTGACGTCGACGAGCATGGCTTCGGCGGCGGGGTTGATGAGGCCGCCGGAGACGTTGACGAGGAGCAGCGCGGCGAAGGTGAGCCAGGGGTTGGGGCCGTGGAGGTTGCCGAGGAGCATGAGGGTGAAGGCGAGGAGTTTCAGGCCTTCGCCGGTCAGGAGGGTGCGGCGGCGGCCGAGGGCGTCGGCGAGGGCGCCGCCGTACAGGCCCGCGAGGAACTGCACGATGCCGGCGGCCAGCAGCAGTGTTCCGGCGAGGGCGGCGCCGAGGTGCGTGGTGAAGTAGATGGCCATGAACGGGAAGACCATGCTGCCGACGACGCGGCTGAGGAAGGACGTGGTGATGCGGGTTTTCACGTTCGGGTGCAGGGTGCGCCACATGCGTTCAGGGTGGCGTAGGTGGAAAGGGGGGAAAAAGACGCATAGTGGCGTGATGGTGTCCCCTTTTCCTGTTGATTCGCGTGTGCCGGACTGGCCGTACCTGTCGCTGCGAGCGGCGCTGCACGCGCGGGATGGGGTGCGGGACTGGCACCGGGTAACGCTGGCGGACGCGCAGACGTGGTGGGGGTGCAGTGACCGGACGGCGAAACGGCAGCTGGCGCGGTTGCACGCTTCGGGGCGGCTGGTGTACACGCCGGGGCGCGGGCGGGGGAACACGTCGCGGGTGGCGTTCGCGGGGGCGCTGGAGGGGGAACTGGCGGCCCTGACGGCGCATCTGGCGGCGGTGGGGGCGGCGGCGGATCTGGCGCGGCTCTCACGGCTGGGGTTTCCGCGCGCGTGGGTGCTGACGGACGCGGTGCGGGGCACGTTCGGGCTGGGGGTGGGTCCGGCGGGCACGGATCGCCTGCGGACGGTGGTGACGCGGCCCCTGACCAGTCTGGATCCGCTGACGGTGAACTCGGCGGCGGAGGCGCATCTGCTGACGCAGGTGCTGGATCCACTGCTGGTCTTCGATCCGGTTGTGGGAACGTTGCGGCCCCATCTGGCGCATCACTGGGGCGCGCCGGACGGGGGCCGCAGTTGGGTCTTTCACCTGCGTAAGGGCGTGCAGTTCCATCACGGGCGGACGCTGGAGGCGCAGGACGTGTGCTTCACGCTGGAGCGGGTGCGGCGCGGGGCGCCGTGGTACCTGGGCGGCGTGCTGGACGTGCGGGCGCCCACGCCGTTCACGGTGCAGGTCACGCTGACCGATCCGGACCTGTTCTTTCCGCGGCGGCTGGCGCACGAGCAGGCGCTGATCCTCCCGCGGGACGTGCCGTTCGACGAGCGCCGCCCGGTCGGGACGGGGGCGTTCCGCTGGCACGCGCTGGACGGCGGGTTCCGGCTGGAGGCCTTCGACGCGCACTTCGCGGGGCGGCCCCTGATCGACGAGGTGGAGGTCTTTCTCGTGCCGGAACTGCGTGGGGACGCGCCGCCTGCCCTGGACGTGTCGGGTGTGCCGGAGGATCCGGTCGAGCGCTGGGTCCCGGAGAACAGCGTGCAGTTCCTGATCTGGAACGCCCACCGGCCCGCCGCGCGGTCGGCGGCGCTGCGCGCGGCGGTGGTCGAGCTGCACGACATCCGCGCGTTCTGGCACGAATCGGGCCGCGCCGAGCGGCTGCTGCCGGCCACGTCGTTCCTGCCGCGCCGCAGCCTGAACCGTCCGCCGCGTGGGCACTCGCTGGCACGGGCGCAGGCGCTGCTGGCACGGGCCGCGTACGCCGGGCCGCCGCTGCGTGTGTGGGTGCTGGACCTGCCCGGCGCCCGGCAGGAGGCCGACTGGCTGGCCGCGCGGTCTGCCCGGCTGGGCCTGCCGATGCAGGTCGTTCCGGCGCCGCTGGACGCTCTGCCGAACGCCGGGGACGACGTGGATCTGGCGTTCATGGGTGAGATCGCCGGGTGGGACGAGCACCTGTCGTTCTGGTCGGCGCTGAAGCAGCCGGAGCTGCTGTTCCGCCGCCTGCTGCCTGCCGACGTGCTGCGCGACGTGGACGCGCTACTGGACGGGTACCGCGTGGCCCCCGGCGCGGAGGCGCTGGAGGCCCTGATGACCCGCGTGGAGGCGCGGCTGATGGGCGGGCATCACCTGCACCTCACGCATCACCGCGTCAAGCGCCGCGCGGTGCACCCCCTGATCCGGGACGTGCACCCGGACGCGTACGGCCGCATCGATTTCAAGCGCCTGTGGCTGGGGGACGCCCGCGCCTGACTCGCGCTGCGCTACGCTGCGGCGCATGAGGGTTGCCGTTGCGGATGTGGGGACCAATTCCAGTCACCTGTTGATCGCGGAGGCGGCGCGGGGGGACGCGGGTGGGTACCGGGTGCTGGATGCCCTGAAGGACCGGACGCGGTTGGGGGAGTGCCTGGACGGGGCGGGGAACCTGACGCCGGAGGGTGAGGATCGGCTGGCGTCGGCGTTGACGCGGTTCCGGGCGCTGGCGTCGGGGGCGGGCGTGGCGGAGGTGCACGTGTACGCGACGAGTGCGCTGCGGGAGGCGCTGAACGGGCCGGAGGTGGCGGCGCGGATGCTGGCGCGGACCGGGGTGTACCCGGCGATCATCAGTGGGGTGCGTGAGGGGGAATTGACGTACCTGGGTGCGGCGCACGCGGTGGAGCTGGGTGTGGACAGCGTGCTGCTGGATCTGGGTGGGGGGAGTCTGGAGTTCGCGCGGGGGGACGCGGCGCGCGCTTCGGACGTGCTGAGTCTGCCGCTGGGCGCGATTCGCATGCGGGACGCGTTCCTGCGCTCTGATCCGCCGGGGCGGCGGGAACTGGCGGCGCTGGAGGGCGCGGTGAGGGAGGCGCTGGCGCCGCACGTGGAGCGGTTCCGGGTGCGGCCGGGCACGCGGGTGGTGCTGTCGAGCGGTACGGCGGAGGCGGCGGCCGAGGCGATCCTGGCGCGGCGGGGCGAGGAGGCGCGCGGCGTGAACGGCACGCGCCTGAGTGTCGCGGAGCTGGGCGAGCTGCTGGAGCACGTGCGGGGGTTGAAGGGGGCGGCGCGGGCGCGGGTGCCGGGCCTGGAGCGGCGGGCGGATACGGTCGTGGCGGGGCTGGCGACGCTGCACGCGGCGCTGACGGTGCTGGGCGCGCAGGAGTTCACGGTCAGCGAGGGCGCGCTGCGCGAGGGCATGCTGATCGAGGAGCTGACGCGGCTGGAGGCGTACAGTTCGTCGATCAGTGCGCGGCAGCGCAGCGTGCTGGGCATGGCGGAGCGGTTCGGGGCGAACCTGTCGCATTCGCGGCAGGTGGCGGCGCTGGCGCGTGAGCTGCTGGCGCGGCTGCGGGCGCTGGGCGTGGACCTGGGTGCGGAGGGCGAGGCGCGCAGCGTGCTGACGGCGGCGGGGGCGCTGCACGAGGTGGGGCAGATCGTGGCGCAGAGCGCGCACCATAAGCACTCGGCGTACCTGATCCGTCACGCGGAGTTGCGGGGGTTCACGCCGCGGGAGATCGAGCTGGTGGCGCTGCTGGCCCGCTACCACCGCAAGAGTGCGCCCAGGCCGTCGCATCCGGAGTTCGCGGCGCTGAGCGAGGCGGATCAGGCGCTCGTGACGCGCTGGGTGGGCATCCTGCGGGTGGCGGATGGGCTGGACCGGTCGCATGCGGGCGCGGCGCGCGTGACGGGCCTGACCCGCACGCGTGACGGCTGGCAGCTGAGCGTGCAGGGCGCCACGCCGCTGGACCTGGAGGGCGCGCGGGAGAAGGCGGACGTGTGGGCGCGGGCGTTCGGTCCGCTGACCCTGAAGGCCGAGTAGTCCAGGCGCACGCGGGGGCGGCGGGTATGCTGGGCGGCATGAAGGACGCCTCGCCCGCCGCTCCGGCTGTCACCCCGCCAACCCTGCCGCAGAACATCCTGAGTATCCAGTCGTGGGTGGCGTACGGGCACGTGGGGAACGCCGCGGCCGTGTTTCCGCTGCAGCGCCTGGGGTTCGAGGTCTGGGCGATTCATACGGTGCAGTTCAGCAACCACACCGGGTACGGCGCGTGGACGGGCGCGCTGTTCCCGCCTGAGCAGGTCGCGGACCTGATCGACGGGATCGAGGCGCGCGGCGCGCTGGGCGGCTGCCACGCGGTCCTCAGCGGGTACATGGGCAGCGAGGGCACGGTCGCGGCGGTCGTGGACGCCGTGCGGCGGGTGCGCGTGGCGAACCCGGACGCGCTGTACGCCTGCGACCCGGTGATGGGCGACGTGGGGCGCGGGGTGTTCGTCCGCCCAGAGCTGCCGGACCTGATCGCGGCGCAGGCGATTCCGGAGGCGGATCTCGTCACGCCGAACCAGTTCGAGCTGGAACTCCTGACCGGGCACACGGTGGACACGCTGGAGCACGCGCTGGAGGCCGCCCGCGCCCTGCGGGAACGGCTGCGTGCGGGTGGGCCGCGGATCGTGGTGGTGACCAGTCTGGTCCGCAGCGGCGCGCCCGAGGAGAGCATCGAGACACTGGTCGTCACGGACGACGGCGCGTGGCTGTGCCGCACGCCCATGCTGCCGCTGGACCCGCCGCGCAACGGCACCGGGGACGCCATCGCGGCGCTGTTCCTGGGTCACTACCTGAGAGGTGGGGACGCCGCGCAGGCCCTGAGCCTCGCCATGAGTGCCCTGTATGCCCTGCTGCAGCGCACGCACGTGGCGGGGACCCGCGAGATTCAGCTGGTGGCCGCGCAGGACGAGTTCCTGAAACCCGCCCGGATGTTCGAGGCGCAGCAGGTCGGCTGACCCCACCGGGTCGGGTCAGGCGGGCTGCGCAGCGAGCAGCAGCAGTCCACTGAGGGTCACACACAGCGGGATGTACAGCCGGTCGTCCCAGCGGGCGAAGGTGGTGCCGCGCACGCGTTTGAACAGCCCCAGGTACCGGAAGTCCCCGACCGCGCGCAGGCCGAAGGCGACCCCGGCGGCCAGGGTCGCCCCACGCGCCCAGCTGAAGGTCGCGGCGAGCGGGACGAGGACGGCGCAGCTCAGCAGGGCCAGGGCGACCAGGGCGGTGGCGCCCGGTCCCGGCGTGAGCAGCGGTCCGGTGGAGGGGCCGGGTCGGCTGGGCAGCGCGGCGGTCAGTCCGGCGCGCCCGCCGAACAGCCAGTAGCCGTGCACGGCGGCCAGGACGAGCAGGATCAGGGCGGCCAGGGTGGAATACGGTGTCATGGGGTCTCCGGGATCAGGGTCAGCAGGTGAGTGCGCAGCGGCGTGGGGTCGCTGAGGGCGCCGCGGCCGCTGCGGTCGAGCAGGCCGATCAGGGCGGCGTACAGCAGTTCGGCGCGCTGCGCGGCGTCGGGGGCATTCAGGCCGCTGCGGCGCAGCTGGCGGGTCAGGAACGCCACGCGGCGGTCCTCCACGCGGGCGGTGACGACGGCGGCCTGCGGGTCGGTGCGGCTCCAGGCCAGGAACTGTGTCTCGCTGCGCAGTGAGGTGGGCGCGCCGTCGAACAGGCGGTCCAGCACGCGCTGCACGCAGGCCCGTGGGGGGCCGCCCTGCTCGGCGTGCGCGATCAGGGTGGTGTTGAGGGTCTCCCAGCGGTCCAGCAGCGTGGTCAGCAGCGCCTGACGGTCGCGGTGGTGCCAGTAGAAGCTGCCCTTGCTGACGCTCAGCGTGCGGGCCAGTCGCTCGACCCGCACGCCGTCCGGGCCGTCCTGCGCGAAGAGGTGGTACGCGGCGTGCAGCCAGTCGTCGGGGGTGAGGGTCATGAGCATCCCTACGGTACGGTCCGTCAAGCGCCGAGCACCAGACGCAGGCGTATGGTCTGCCGCCGTGCTTCCCGCCGCGGGTGGGCGGGGCGCGCTTGCCGGAGAGCGTCACATCAGTTCTCTTCTCTCTTGAGGGGCCAACCCAACTCCACTGCCCACCTTGGGCCTTCTCGGGTGCTCGCTCTGCTGCGCCGGGCGCAGAGGCCACTCGGTTCAGAGACGTTCAGGGAAACACTGCCGACCTCTGGTTTCTGCCATCAGAACCTCTGCATCCTGCTGGGCGTTCGGGTGGATGAGGACGTCATCAGGGTCCGGTCAGGGGCACCCCAATGGACGTTGGGGCAGCTCTCATGGTGCAGGGCGAGCGGCGGGGAACACTGAGGCTCATGAAACATATTCTGTTCCCGACGGCGGCTGCGGCCGATGCCTTCACTGCTGACCTTCAGGCCCAGGGCGTCATCGCGCCCACCATGGGGACCAGCACCTACACCCGCCGCGCCGACGGCACCCGCGTCGACACTGGCGCGACCAGCGTGGACGCCGACGGCCCTGGCAACCTGACCATGGACCCTGACGGCGTGGGCGGCACCGCCGAGGACGCCGGTGCGGGCGCCGTGAAGGGCACGGGCGTGGGCGCCGTCGTGGGCGCCGCTGCGGGCATACTGGCGACCGGCGCGACCATCGCCACGGGCGGCCTGGCCCTTCCCGTGATTCTGGGCATGGCCGCGCTGGGTTCCGGCGTGGGCGCCGCGGTGGGCGCGACCGGCGGCGCGATGGGCGTCGACGAGACCGGCAAGGCCTACGACGACCGCTACGACGTGGACGACACCTACTACGACCGCATGGACAGCACCATCAACAGCGGTGGCCGCGTCGTGGCCGTGCATGACAGCGTGCCCCACGACATCCTGATGGACGCCGTCAGCCGTCACGGCGGCGAGATAGTGGACAGCGGCGCCCGCCGCGTCGACTACAACGCCACGATGTAACCCCCGGCACCAGAGGCCCCGGATTCGAATGAATCCG encodes the following:
- a CDS encoding MDR family MFS transporter — translated: MWRTLHPNVKTRITTSFLSRVVGSMVFPFMAIYFTTHLGAALAGTLLLAAGIVQFLAGLYGGALADALGRRRTLLTGEGLKLLAFTLMLLGNLHGPNPWLTFAALLLVNVSGGLINPAAEAMLVDVSTPDTRTFMYAVNYWAVNLSILIGTLIGGWLYHDHFTLLLALLVGMSVLTAALCFALMTETRAASPTARADLGLTPLLRSYAQVITDRPFLLFVLGGILILSIEFTRTNHIAVHLAQNFPHADWHGLTLDGVRAASVLTAINTLLIVALTAPVARWLTGRDPHRPMHAGFALFAIGFAGLAYSTHLPTLIAASVILSIGELLYVPTRQALLSDLIPEERRGAYLATHGQVFTISKWIAALGLPVGAAIGGAGMAAALLLLGALGSLLTALALRRTVGERMARA
- a CDS encoding ABC transporter substrate-binding protein, whose translation is MVSPFPVDSRVPDWPYLSLRAALHARDGVRDWHRVTLADAQTWWGCSDRTAKRQLARLHASGRLVYTPGRGRGNTSRVAFAGALEGELAALTAHLAAVGAAADLARLSRLGFPRAWVLTDAVRGTFGLGVGPAGTDRLRTVVTRPLTSLDPLTVNSAAEAHLLTQVLDPLLVFDPVVGTLRPHLAHHWGAPDGGRSWVFHLRKGVQFHHGRTLEAQDVCFTLERVRRGAPWYLGGVLDVRAPTPFTVQVTLTDPDLFFPRRLAHEQALILPRDVPFDERRPVGTGAFRWHALDGGFRLEAFDAHFAGRPLIDEVEVFLVPELRGDAPPALDVSGVPEDPVERWVPENSVQFLIWNAHRPAARSAALRAAVVELHDIRAFWHESGRAERLLPATSFLPRRSLNRPPRGHSLARAQALLARAAYAGPPLRVWVLDLPGARQEADWLAARSARLGLPMQVVPAPLDALPNAGDDVDLAFMGEIAGWDEHLSFWSALKQPELLFRRLLPADVLRDVDALLDGYRVAPGAEALEALMTRVEARLMGGHHLHLTHHRVKRRAVHPLIRDVHPDAYGRIDFKRLWLGDARA
- a CDS encoding Ppx/GppA phosphatase family protein; this translates as MRVAVADVGTNSSHLLIAEAARGDAGGYRVLDALKDRTRLGECLDGAGNLTPEGEDRLASALTRFRALASGAGVAEVHVYATSALREALNGPEVAARMLARTGVYPAIISGVREGELTYLGAAHAVELGVDSVLLDLGGGSLEFARGDAARASDVLSLPLGAIRMRDAFLRSDPPGRRELAALEGAVREALAPHVERFRVRPGTRVVLSSGTAEAAAEAILARRGEEARGVNGTRLSVAELGELLEHVRGLKGAARARVPGLERRADTVVAGLATLHAALTVLGAQEFTVSEGALREGMLIEELTRLEAYSSSISARQRSVLGMAERFGANLSHSRQVAALARELLARLRALGVDLGAEGEARSVLTAAGALHEVGQIVAQSAHHKHSAYLIRHAELRGFTPREIELVALLARYHRKSAPRPSHPEFAALSEADQALVTRWVGILRVADGLDRSHAGAARVTGLTRTRDGWQLSVQGATPLDLEGAREKADVWARAFGPLTLKAE
- the pdxY gene encoding pyridoxal kinase PdxY; translation: MKDASPAAPAVTPPTLPQNILSIQSWVAYGHVGNAAAVFPLQRLGFEVWAIHTVQFSNHTGYGAWTGALFPPEQVADLIDGIEARGALGGCHAVLSGYMGSEGTVAAVVDAVRRVRVANPDALYACDPVMGDVGRGVFVRPELPDLIAAQAIPEADLVTPNQFELELLTGHTVDTLEHALEAARALRERLRAGGPRIVVVTSLVRSGAPEESIETLVVTDDGAWLCRTPMLPLDPPRNGTGDAIAALFLGHYLRGGDAAQALSLAMSALYALLQRTHVAGTREIQLVAAQDEFLKPARMFEAQQVG
- a CDS encoding DUF3995 domain-containing protein; translated protein: MTPYSTLAALILLVLAAVHGYWLFGGRAGLTAALPSRPGPSTGPLLTPGPGATALVALALLSCAVLVPLAATFSWARGATLAAGVAFGLRAVGDFRYLGLFKRVRGTTFARWDDRLYIPLCVTLSGLLLLAAQPA
- a CDS encoding TetR/AcrR family transcriptional regulator — protein: MTLTPDDWLHAAYHLFAQDGPDGVRVERLARTLSVSKGSFYWHHRDRQALLTTLLDRWETLNTTLIAHAEQGGPPRACVQRVLDRLFDGAPTSLRSETQFLAWSRTDPQAAVVTARVEDRRVAFLTRQLRRSGLNAPDAAQRAELLYAALIGLLDRSGRGALSDPTPLRTHLLTLIPETP